A region from the Lentimonas sp. CC4 genome encodes:
- a CDS encoding alpha-ketoacid dehydrogenase subunit beta — MPLITYREAIKQALDEEIQRDDNVCIMGEEVAQYNGAYKVTEGLWAKHGDKRVIDTPISEAAFSGLAIGASMLGVRPVIEMMFMSFSYVAIDQLFNNASFCRYMSGGLMNVPIVVRGPANGGTNVGATHSHTPENMVANHPGLKVVCPSNAYDAKGLMKAAIRDNDPVFVMENTLLYGEKWEVPEEEYIVELGVANVLKEGTDMTIVSHGRCAMLSLQAAKTMEAKHGISVEVVDLRSIRPLDEETILNSVKKTGRALLVEENKPYCGVDAQISHLIQLKAFDYLDAPVHRVSSIDAPTIYAKPLEDWQIPNEERIIASALKLMQ; from the coding sequence ATGCCACTTATCACTTACCGCGAAGCTATTAAGCAAGCACTCGACGAAGAGATCCAACGCGACGACAACGTCTGCATCATGGGCGAAGAAGTCGCTCAATACAACGGTGCCTACAAGGTCACCGAAGGTCTCTGGGCCAAACACGGCGACAAACGTGTGATCGACACACCCATCTCCGAAGCCGCCTTCTCAGGTCTGGCGATCGGTGCCTCCATGCTCGGCGTTCGCCCAGTCATCGAGATGATGTTCATGTCGTTCAGCTATGTTGCGATCGACCAACTCTTCAATAATGCATCCTTCTGCCGCTACATGTCTGGTGGCTTGATGAATGTGCCAATCGTCGTCCGTGGCCCTGCCAATGGCGGCACCAATGTCGGAGCGACGCACTCACACACTCCAGAAAACATGGTGGCCAACCACCCAGGTTTGAAGGTCGTCTGCCCATCCAACGCCTACGACGCGAAGGGACTCATGAAAGCGGCCATCCGCGACAATGACCCCGTCTTCGTCATGGAAAACACCCTGCTCTACGGAGAAAAGTGGGAAGTTCCTGAAGAAGAATACATCGTTGAGCTCGGCGTAGCGAATGTCCTCAAAGAAGGCACTGACATGACCATCGTATCGCATGGTCGTTGCGCAATGCTCTCCTTGCAGGCTGCTAAGACCATGGAAGCAAAGCACGGCATCAGCGTCGAAGTCGTCGATCTCCGCTCTATCCGTCCACTCGACGAAGAGACGATCCTCAACTCCGTCAAGAAGACTGGCCGTGCGCTACTCGTTGAAGAGAACAAGCCATACTGTGGTGTGGACGCGCAAATCTCGCACTTGATCCAGCTCAAAGCCTTCGACTATCTCGATGCACCCGTGCACCGCGTGTCGTCCATCGATGCACCAACGATCTACGCTAAGCCACTCGAAGACTGGCAGATCCCCAACGAAGAACGCATCATCGCCAGTGCATTGAAACTTATGCAATAA
- a CDS encoding dihydrolipoamide acetyltransferase family protein, which yields MATLIDMPKLSDTMTVGTLVRWLKNEGDAVTNGDMIAEVETDKATMEVECFDDGILIKQYCGEGAEVAVGDPIAAVGEAGEEAPAGTSSAPAKEAPAAPEPTAEAPAPAEAEPAPVAEAPAPAAAPATSSTGGRIKASPLAKKIAAEKGLDLATIQGSGPGGRILKEDVLNAKPVAAAPAAAAGAPAAAPAATLEALDIPVTNMRKSIGKALVASKTQAPHFYLQIEVNGAPLAALRKQLNGQLADLPAEQGGAKFSVNDLTLKAAAEAVRRVPAINRSWEGDTIKQHANVHLAFGVAIDDGLVTPVIRAAETKGLREIGAEAKVLIKKARGKKLTPNEMSGSTLTVTNLGMFGISDFYGIINPNNAAILSIGATIKKPVVNENDEIVVGQVMKIGLSGDHRTIDGAVGAQYLQALKEILEAPATMLV from the coding sequence ATGGCTACACTCATTGATATGCCCAAACTCAGCGACACCATGACGGTGGGCACGCTGGTTCGCTGGCTTAAAAACGAAGGCGACGCTGTCACTAATGGTGACATGATCGCAGAAGTCGAAACCGACAAAGCGACTATGGAAGTCGAATGTTTCGACGATGGCATCCTCATTAAGCAATACTGCGGCGAAGGTGCCGAAGTTGCTGTGGGTGACCCCATCGCAGCCGTCGGCGAGGCCGGCGAAGAAGCACCTGCTGGCACGAGCTCCGCACCTGCCAAAGAAGCGCCTGCAGCGCCTGAGCCAACCGCTGAAGCACCCGCTCCAGCCGAGGCTGAACCAGCACCTGTCGCTGAAGCACCCGCTCCAGCCGCAGCGCCTGCAACATCTAGCACTGGCGGTCGCATCAAAGCCTCTCCGCTCGCCAAGAAGATCGCAGCCGAAAAGGGCCTCGATCTCGCAACCATTCAAGGCTCCGGCCCTGGTGGACGTATCCTGAAGGAAGACGTGCTCAACGCTAAGCCAGTCGCCGCAGCTCCTGCAGCCGCAGCCGGCGCTCCAGCCGCTGCACCTGCCGCGACACTTGAAGCACTCGACATCCCTGTCACCAACATGCGTAAGAGCATCGGCAAGGCACTCGTCGCTTCCAAGACACAGGCACCACACTTCTACCTACAAATCGAAGTCAATGGCGCACCACTTGCAGCGCTCCGTAAACAGCTCAACGGCCAACTCGCAGACCTTCCAGCAGAACAAGGTGGCGCGAAGTTCTCCGTGAACGACCTCACGCTTAAGGCAGCAGCTGAAGCCGTGCGCCGCGTCCCTGCGATCAATCGCTCATGGGAAGGTGACACCATCAAGCAACACGCTAATGTGCATCTCGCATTCGGTGTCGCAATTGATGACGGCCTCGTCACTCCAGTGATCCGTGCCGCAGAGACCAAGGGTCTTCGCGAAATCGGCGCAGAAGCAAAGGTATTGATCAAGAAGGCACGTGGCAAGAAGCTCACTCCAAACGAGATGAGCGGCTCGACGCTGACAGTGACCAACCTCGGCATGTTCGGCATCTCCGACTTCTACGGCATCATCAACCCGAACAATGCTGCAATTCTCAGCATCGGCGCGACGATCAAGAAGCCAGTCGTCAACGAGAACGACGAAATCGTCGTCGGCCAAGTCATGAAGATCGGTCTCTCCGGTGACCACCGCACCATCGACGGCGCAGTGGGCGCACAGTATCTGCAAGCCCTCAAGGAAATCCTTGAAGCGCCTGCCACGATGCTGGTGTAA
- a CDS encoding DUF4190 domain-containing protein, protein MQLPPPIKIQNASSVSGLAVTSLVFGIIGIVFGWLFILPPLVAIILGHIARASCRKHAHLSGSGIALSGLILGYIGILPVILMVASAVARIDEIKASAPRPAIVDAPEYMTLIGEDLSGSGFHFSTEDGHYIACSLHQFDGATPKVMHSGLLETTVEITKLVSSQDDLQVLQYTGDGLDTIPPLLFEYQPEITLGTPIYLYNFDEPYKGHISKHQRGTNNYSIQMEAPFPAGGNSGSPVVSAETGKVIGVMLSANSSEAATRVGFEALSWNPSPER, encoded by the coding sequence ATGCAACTTCCACCTCCGATTAAAATACAGAATGCAAGCTCAGTCTCAGGGCTAGCCGTCACCTCACTCGTATTCGGCATTATCGGAATCGTATTCGGGTGGCTGTTCATCCTACCGCCACTGGTAGCGATCATCCTTGGACATATTGCGCGTGCATCCTGCCGCAAACACGCACACTTAAGCGGCAGTGGCATCGCACTTTCGGGCTTAATACTCGGCTATATTGGCATCCTTCCGGTCATATTAATGGTGGCCAGCGCTGTTGCTCGTATTGACGAAATCAAAGCGAGTGCACCACGCCCTGCGATTGTCGACGCACCAGAATATATGACACTCATAGGCGAAGACCTCTCTGGTTCCGGGTTTCATTTCTCAACCGAGGATGGTCACTACATCGCCTGCAGCCTACATCAATTCGACGGTGCGACTCCGAAGGTGATGCACTCCGGTCTGTTGGAAACAACCGTTGAGATTACCAAGCTTGTGAGCTCCCAAGATGATCTTCAAGTCCTTCAATACACAGGCGACGGCTTAGATACGATACCGCCATTACTCTTTGAATATCAGCCCGAAATCACACTGGGAACCCCAATCTATCTCTACAACTTTGACGAGCCATACAAGGGCCACATCAGCAAGCACCAACGAGGAACCAACAACTACAGCATACAAATGGAAGCTCCATTTCCTGCAGGTGGAAACAGTGGCTCTCCTGTCGTTTCAGCCGAAACAGGAAAAGTCATCGGAGTCATGCTATCTGCCAACTCTAGCGAGGCAGCCACTAGAGTCGGGTTCGAAGCATTGAGCTGGAATCCTTCTCCTGAAAGGTAA
- a CDS encoding DUF4190 domain-containing protein: protein MTTPDLPPPLNAPVQQTTSGLAITSMIMGIISLIGGAFFLFPPILAIIFGHISLSSIRNNPSVGGRGMGVAGLVMGYICIVMFVLVGLMAIPAFNKVRESAQEKIILINAQQIASAAEQYYIDNGVTTVTLETLHAEDYVFDIQPVADETYPSVLTEGEPVVIVRESGESVRID, encoded by the coding sequence ATGACAACTCCAGACTTACCTCCACCGCTTAATGCGCCAGTGCAACAGACAACCAGTGGCCTCGCGATCACTTCAATGATTATGGGGATTATCAGTCTGATTGGCGGAGCATTCTTCCTATTCCCACCGATCCTCGCGATTATTTTCGGTCATATTTCGTTGTCCAGTATTAGGAATAATCCCTCAGTGGGAGGGCGCGGAATGGGGGTTGCTGGGCTAGTGATGGGCTACATTTGCATCGTTATGTTTGTGTTGGTTGGACTGATGGCAATTCCAGCGTTTAACAAGGTTCGCGAGAGCGCTCAGGAAAAGATTATTTTAATTAACGCGCAGCAAATCGCCAGTGCCGCGGAGCAGTATTACATCGATAACGGGGTCACGACTGTGACGCTTGAGACACTACATGCGGAGGACTATGTGTTCGATATCCAGCCCGTTGCAGATGAAACTTACCCGTCAGTTCTTACTGAGGGAGAGCCAGTCGTCATTGTCCGTGAATCTGGAGAGTCAGTGCGTATTGATTAG
- a CDS encoding thiamine-binding protein, translating to MTQSTLPLAKTDPLISVQVSVYALDGQVREAVHAYLDALDATGIDRDTGTMSTVVWGEAAAIWPALQTAYEAVAAQHKIMVNTSMSNAAPLPARAAGRR from the coding sequence ATGACACAAAGCACACTCCCTCTAGCCAAAACTGATCCATTGATCTCAGTCCAAGTCTCCGTCTACGCACTCGACGGCCAAGTCCGCGAAGCCGTGCATGCATATCTGGATGCACTCGATGCGACAGGGATTGATCGCGACACTGGCACCATGTCGACTGTGGTGTGGGGCGAAGCTGCAGCGATTTGGCCAGCCTTACAAACTGCTTACGAAGCCGTCGCCGCACAGCACAAAATCATGGTCAACACTTCGATGAGTAACGCCGCGCCCCTGCCAGCTCGGGCAGCAGGCCGACGCTAG